A single region of the Malaclemys terrapin pileata isolate rMalTer1 chromosome 2, rMalTer1.hap1, whole genome shotgun sequence genome encodes:
- the LOC128832312 gene encoding uncharacterized protein LOC128832312, whose product MLADGEDEEGDEEGEAVGSAHNADFPDSQDLFITLTEIPYEASPAVTPDTESGEGSATTSATVSQRSLASHSQRLAKIRHRKKRTREDMFSELMACSQAQAAQQTQWREKLTQMQQANMDREERWRQEDQQATQTLLGLLREQTDTLRRLVDVLQERRQEDRAPLQSISNRPPPPPSPIPISPKVQRRRGGRVPANSHSTPAESSSSRRLSFPKT is encoded by the exons atgttagcggacggggaagatgaggaaggagatgaggagggcgaggcagtcggcagcgctcacaacgctgatttccccgacagccaggatctcttcatcacccttacagagatcccctacgaagcgtccccagccgttaccccggacacagaatctggggaaggatcagcca ccacatctgcgactgtctcacaacgtagcctggcatcacactcccagaggctagcgaagattaggcataggaagaagaggacacgggaggacatgttctctgaacttatggcctgttcccaagcccaggcagcacagcagacccagtggcgggagaaattgacccaaatgcagcaagcaaacatggatcgggaggagaggtggcggcaggaagaccagcaggcgactcaaacgctgcttggactactgagggagcaaacagacacgctccggcgccttgtggatgttctgcaggaacggaggcaggaggacagagccccgctgcagtccatctctaaccgccctcccccgccaccaagtcccatacccatctcacccaaagtgcaaagaaggagaggcggcagagtccctgctaactctcactccacccctgcagagagctctagtagcagaaggctctcattccccaaaacttga